Proteins from a genomic interval of Geodermatophilus obscurus DSM 43160:
- a CDS encoding endonuclease/exonuclease/phosphatase family protein, translated as MSGGPAVRLGTVNTASGRSPGGPVLDAAGLEKAVAGLDVDVLAVQEVDAGQPRSHGVDQAAALAAGLGAADWRGAATVAGTPDPFRSWSPAGPLLRGPHTPADGPLYGIALLSRLPVLEWSVLDLGAGRARLPVQGPDPRTGRVRWWWFPDEPRAAVAARLGSLTVVATHLSFAPPTAVRQLLRLRRWIAGMPGPVVLAGDLNLPGALPGRLLRATPLVREPSFPASGPRVQLDHLLAVGNGLRGRDAEASTLPVGDHRALTVTVTPA; from the coding sequence GTGTCCGGGGGGCCCGCCGTGCGACTCGGCACCGTGAACACCGCCTCGGGTCGCAGCCCGGGCGGTCCGGTCCTCGACGCCGCGGGGCTGGAGAAGGCGGTCGCCGGCCTGGACGTCGACGTGCTGGCCGTCCAGGAGGTCGACGCCGGGCAGCCGCGCTCCCACGGGGTCGACCAGGCCGCCGCCCTGGCCGCCGGCCTCGGCGCCGCGGACTGGCGCGGCGCGGCCACGGTGGCCGGCACACCCGACCCCTTCCGCAGCTGGTCCCCCGCCGGTCCGCTGCTGCGCGGCCCGCACACCCCGGCCGACGGCCCGCTCTACGGCATCGCGCTGCTCAGCCGGCTGCCGGTGCTCGAGTGGTCGGTGCTCGACCTGGGCGCCGGCCGGGCGCGGCTGCCGGTGCAGGGCCCCGACCCGCGCACCGGCCGGGTCCGGTGGTGGTGGTTCCCCGACGAACCGCGAGCCGCCGTCGCCGCCCGGCTGGGGTCGCTCACCGTCGTCGCCACGCACCTGTCGTTCGCCCCGCCCACCGCCGTCCGCCAGCTGCTGCGGCTGCGCCGGTGGATCGCCGGGATGCCCGGGCCGGTGGTGCTGGCCGGGGACCTGAACCTGCCCGGCGCACTCCCGGGCCGGCTGCTCCGGGCGACCCCGCTGGTGCGCGAGCCGAGCTTCCCGGCGTCCGGCCCGCGGGTGCAGCTGGACCACCTGCTGGCGGTGGGGAACGGGCTCCGCGGGCGGGACGCCGAGGCCTCGACGCTCCCGGTCGGCGACCACCGCGCGCTCACCGTGACGGTGACCCCGGCCTGA
- a CDS encoding TetR-like C-terminal domain-containing protein — MSGTPGRPLSAELSEQLLTVAVDILADEGWGKLNSDRVAARARAGKAGIYRRWPTMAAMARSAVGRFTLVRVPPDQGSLRDDLAALVDRWRRPLDREERAAASLVGAARHEEDLRAGLDAALVQPLAEAIRAIGARAAERGQQVPEARLAMLCSVIEAFWWQRYTSDRGALSREEVQRVLDEVLLPVVVPDSERATV, encoded by the coding sequence ATGAGCGGAACGCCGGGGCGCCCGCTGAGCGCCGAACTGTCCGAGCAGCTGCTCACCGTCGCGGTCGACATCCTGGCCGACGAGGGGTGGGGCAAGCTCAACAGCGACCGCGTCGCCGCGCGCGCCCGCGCCGGCAAGGCCGGCATCTACCGGCGCTGGCCGACGATGGCGGCGATGGCTCGTTCGGCGGTGGGCCGGTTCACGCTGGTCCGGGTCCCGCCGGACCAGGGCTCGCTGCGTGACGACCTCGCCGCGCTGGTGGACCGATGGCGCCGGCCGCTGGACCGGGAGGAGCGGGCGGCCGCCAGCCTGGTCGGTGCGGCACGGCACGAGGAGGACCTCCGCGCCGGCCTGGACGCCGCACTGGTGCAGCCCCTGGCCGAAGCGATCCGGGCCATCGGCGCCCGGGCGGCCGAGCGGGGGCAGCAGGTCCCCGAGGCGCGCCTCGCGATGCTCTGCTCGGTCATCGAGGCATTCTGGTGGCAGCGCTACACCTCCGACCGCGGGGCCCTGAGCCGCGAGGAGGTGCAGCGCGTGCTCGACGAGGTGCTGCTGCCCGTGGTCGTGCCCGACTCGGAGCGGGCCACGGTCTGA
- a CDS encoding NUDIX domain-containing protein: MFSPTDGWVTCALGHRHWGRVGAAGLLVHRVGTQGPELLLQHRAVWSHHGGTWGTPGGALHAGESPEHGALREVQEELGLLPQDLELGPASVDDHGGWSYTTVLARPVRDIEPRDLQLDGESDGVAWIALGDLVSVPLHPGFEASLYRLHDLLSA, translated from the coding sequence GTGTTCTCTCCGACGGACGGCTGGGTGACCTGCGCGCTGGGCCACCGGCACTGGGGCCGGGTCGGTGCGGCCGGGCTGCTGGTGCACCGCGTCGGGACGCAGGGTCCGGAGCTGCTGCTCCAGCACCGGGCGGTCTGGTCGCACCACGGCGGCACGTGGGGGACGCCGGGCGGCGCGCTGCACGCCGGGGAATCACCCGAGCACGGCGCCCTCCGCGAGGTGCAGGAGGAGCTCGGCCTGCTGCCCCAGGACCTGGAGCTCGGTCCCGCCTCGGTCGACGACCACGGCGGCTGGTCGTACACGACGGTGCTGGCCCGGCCGGTGCGCGACATCGAGCCGCGGGACCTGCAGCTGGACGGCGAGAGCGACGGCGTGGCCTGGATCGCGCTCGGTGACCTGGTGTCGGTGCCGCTGCACCCGGGCTTCGAGGCGTCGCTGTACCGCCTGCACGACCTGCTGAGCGCCTGA
- a CDS encoding 1,4-dihydroxy-2-naphthoyl-CoA synthase produces the protein MTARDDVSEIFDSAAWQPVEGFDFSDITYHRAVDAGVVRIAFDRPEVRNAFRPQTVDELITALEHARLSTDVGCVLLTGNGPSPRDGGWAFCSGGDQRVRGRYGYEHDTGRSSGRLHVLEAQRLIRFMPKVVVCVVPGWAAGGGHSLHVVADLTLASAEHARFKQTDADVGSFDGGFGSAYLARQVGQKFAREVFFLGQEYSAEDAHRMGMVNRVVPHAELETTALEWGRRIVAKSPTAQRMLKYSFNLIDDGLVGQQLFAGETTRLAYMAEEAVEGRDAFLEKRDPDFSRFPWHV, from the coding sequence ATGACCGCCCGCGACGACGTCTCCGAGATCTTCGACAGCGCGGCGTGGCAGCCGGTCGAGGGCTTCGACTTCTCCGACATCACCTACCACCGCGCCGTCGACGCCGGCGTCGTCCGGATCGCGTTCGACCGGCCCGAGGTGCGCAACGCCTTCCGTCCGCAGACCGTCGACGAGCTGATCACCGCCCTGGAGCACGCCCGGCTGTCGACCGACGTCGGGTGCGTGCTGCTCACCGGCAACGGGCCCAGCCCCAGGGACGGCGGCTGGGCGTTCTGCTCCGGCGGCGACCAGCGGGTGCGCGGCAGGTACGGCTACGAGCACGACACGGGGCGCAGCAGCGGCCGGCTGCACGTGCTGGAGGCACAGCGGCTGATCCGCTTCATGCCCAAGGTCGTCGTCTGCGTCGTCCCGGGTTGGGCGGCCGGCGGCGGGCACAGCCTGCACGTCGTCGCCGACCTCACCCTCGCGTCGGCCGAGCACGCCCGCTTCAAGCAGACCGACGCCGACGTCGGCAGCTTCGACGGCGGCTTCGGCTCGGCCTACCTCGCGCGGCAGGTCGGCCAGAAGTTCGCCCGGGAGGTGTTCTTCCTGGGTCAGGAGTACTCCGCCGAGGACGCGCACCGCATGGGCATGGTCAACCGCGTCGTCCCGCACGCCGAGCTCGAGACCACCGCCCTGGAATGGGGACGGCGGATCGTGGCCAAGAGCCCGACTGCGCAGCGGATGCTCAAGTACTCGTTCAACCTGATCGACGACGGGCTGGTGGGCCAGCAGCTGTTCGCCGGTGAGACGACGCGGCTGGCCTACATGGCCGAGGAGGCCGTGGAGGGCCGGGACGCGTTCCTGGAGAAGCGGGACCCGGACTTCAGCCGGTTCCCCTGGCACGTATAG
- a CDS encoding NAD(P)/FAD-dependent oxidoreductase: MERWDVVVVGGGPAGAAAALAVRRTGASVLVVDRADFPRDKVCGDGVAPEALDVLAGLGADPGELVAGYPPVPRLSLRSPGGAVVERDTHRPSYVVPREVLDARLLAAARAAGAHFRRHAVRTVTVDADGATVDGGLRAEVLIGADGAESVVRRALGLSSNRPDRLAVAIRGYAPALPAQGLTQVLVTTEQRWPAYAWSFPLGDGRANVGYGELVSGGATRAALVDGLHRLLPGVVPAALRAHRLPLSTGRPRLPDGRVLLAGDAASLVNPLTGEGIFYAVLSGALAGTAATAGAGAGARYRRLLRRRLAGHLRASRLASELSRWPPVMDAAVRAAGADQRVFDDVVALGLSDGRLTGRTVAAAARRLAGGRD; this comes from the coding sequence GTGGAGCGTTGGGACGTCGTGGTCGTCGGAGGCGGCCCAGCGGGCGCGGCCGCGGCGCTGGCCGTCCGGCGCACCGGCGCCTCGGTGCTGGTGGTCGACCGCGCCGACTTCCCCCGCGACAAGGTCTGCGGGGACGGCGTCGCGCCCGAGGCGCTCGACGTGCTCGCCGGCCTCGGCGCGGACCCGGGTGAGCTGGTCGCCGGGTACCCGCCTGTCCCCCGGCTCTCGCTGCGCTCGCCCGGCGGGGCGGTCGTCGAGCGCGACACGCACCGGCCGTCGTACGTCGTCCCGCGCGAGGTCCTCGACGCCCGGCTGCTCGCCGCGGCGCGTGCGGCCGGCGCGCACTTCCGCCGGCACGCCGTCCGCACGGTCACCGTCGACGCGGACGGCGCCACCGTGGACGGCGGGCTGCGCGCGGAGGTGCTCATCGGGGCCGACGGCGCGGAGTCCGTCGTCCGCCGGGCGCTGGGGCTGTCGAGCAACCGCCCGGACCGGCTGGCCGTGGCGATCCGCGGCTACGCCCCCGCGCTCCCCGCACAGGGACTGACCCAGGTGCTGGTGACCACCGAGCAGCGCTGGCCGGCCTACGCGTGGTCGTTCCCGCTCGGCGACGGGCGGGCCAACGTCGGCTACGGCGAACTCGTGTCGGGCGGGGCGACGAGGGCCGCGCTGGTCGACGGGCTGCACCGGCTGCTGCCAGGGGTGGTGCCCGCAGCGCTGCGGGCGCATCGGCTGCCGCTGTCGACCGGCCGCCCGCGGCTGCCCGACGGCCGGGTGCTGCTGGCCGGCGACGCCGCGTCGCTCGTCAACCCGCTCACCGGCGAGGGGATCTTCTACGCCGTCCTCTCCGGCGCCCTGGCCGGGACGGCGGCGACCGCCGGAGCCGGCGCCGGCGCGCGCTACCGGCGGCTGCTGCGCCGGCGGCTGGCCGGGCACCTGCGCGCATCACGGCTGGCGTCCGAGCTGTCCCGCTGGCCGCCCGTGATGGACGCCGCCGTGCGCGCGGCCGGCGCCGACCAGCGGGTCTTCGACGACGTGGTGGCGCTGGGTCTGTCCGACGGGCGGCTCACGGGACGGACCGTTGCCGCGGCAGCCCGTCGGTTGGCCGGGGGGCGGGACTGA
- a CDS encoding TIGR00730 family Rossman fold protein — MRVAVFTGSQSGPPSHRSAVAEFAAGLARAGVGIVYGGGRAGLMGVVADAALAAGGDVVGVIPQHLVDDELAHPGLPQLEVVASMHERKARMAELADAFVALPGAAGTLEELFEAWTWGMLGLHAKPAVLVDVDGFWQPLLAQLRRMVDDGYLDARRLDALGVVTEPAELLAFVERYEHPVRKWAPTPP; from the coding sequence GTGCGCGTCGCCGTCTTCACCGGGTCCCAGAGCGGGCCACCGTCCCACCGGTCCGCCGTTGCCGAGTTCGCCGCCGGGCTCGCCCGCGCGGGCGTCGGCATCGTCTACGGCGGCGGGCGCGCCGGGCTGATGGGCGTGGTCGCCGACGCCGCCCTGGCCGCCGGCGGCGACGTCGTCGGCGTCATCCCCCAGCACCTGGTGGACGACGAACTCGCGCACCCCGGGCTGCCGCAGCTGGAGGTGGTCGCCTCCATGCACGAGCGCAAGGCGCGCATGGCCGAGCTCGCCGACGCCTTCGTCGCGCTGCCCGGCGCCGCCGGCACGCTGGAGGAGCTGTTCGAGGCCTGGACCTGGGGGATGCTCGGCCTGCACGCCAAGCCGGCCGTCCTCGTGGACGTCGACGGGTTCTGGCAGCCGCTGCTGGCCCAGCTGCGCCGCATGGTGGACGACGGCTACCTCGACGCCCGCCGGCTGGACGCGCTGGGCGTGGTCACCGAGCCCGCGGAGCTGCTGGCCTTCGTCGAGCGGTACGAGCACCCGGTCCGCAAGTGGGCCCCGACCCCGCCGTGA